A region of Nevskiales bacterium DNA encodes the following proteins:
- a CDS encoding phosphomethylpyrimidine synthase ThiC (catalyzes the formation of 4-amino-2-methyl-5-phosphomethylpyrimidine from 5-amino-1-(5-phospho-D-ribosyl)imidazole and S-adenosyl-L-methionine in thiamine biosynthesis), with translation MNAVPKDILAKSTQLAAEVTAPFPASRKIYVQGSRPDIRVPMREIRQTPTSASFGAEDNPPLTVYDTSGPYTDPDAQIDLLKGLPQMRKPWLAERHGGDNLTQMHYAR, from the coding sequence ATGAACGCCGTACCCAAAGACATACTTGCCAAATCCACCCAGCTGGCGGCGGAGGTCACCGCGCCCTTTCCCGCCTCGCGCAAGATTTACGTCCAGGGCAGCCGCCCGGACATCCGCGTGCCGATGCGCGAAATCCGCCAGACGCCGACCTCGGCCAGTTTCGGCGCCGAGGACAACCCGCCGCTCACGGTCTACGACACCAGCGGGCCCTACACCGACCCGGATGCGCAGATCGATCTGCTCAAGGGGCTGCCCCAGATGCGTAAACCCTGGCTGGCCGAGCGGCACGGCGGTGACAATCTCACGCAGATGCACTACGCCCGC